ACACGCACCCTGTGTAAGAGAAGTCCCATTAAACATTAACAACTCTCTTTATACTTTTGTTTACTTGCACTCTTTGTGACTTGGCACTGACTCATTCAGCTTCTTTCTCGCTGTCAACTTTTCAGCCTGTGTTGCCAAACTCTTATCCAGTCTCATTGTAACTTGGGTCCATATGTCTCAACACCCAACAcagacatttctctctctgctgtgcacTCATACGATccgtcttttttattttattatcttgaCTTTCTTTTAGGGTCTACCTAAAAAGTTGTCAAGAACCTAAAAACCCGAAATCCAATATTTCagaattttttgttttgcagttgtTTTCATAGGTTAAAATCAGTTATTCTTACAAATcttaaattttttaaaactcagATATTTTTGCAACTACCAACATTGGAGGTAGTTACAGTGGACCCTGCACTTTGGTGTCTTTCTCCTGGAATTGATGTTAGTAAAGTTTTAGTTTCTGTAGATGATGTCATTATTTGGCAAGGTTATACTGGCCTCACCAACTCCCCCATTTCTTTTTATACACGTCCAAACTAAACACTGTCTGTACCGACAACATTCCTCTCAGTAAAGACCCACCAGACAGAACAGATAGTTTAAAACTTAGTTACCTTGACAACAGAGGCCCATGTGAACAGCCCACATGAAAAAATAGCAATCCACCAAGGACTGAGTACAATTCCTAATTTAGAGATTCTTTAATGATAACGCAAATAAACAACCAAAGAGGTCAGCACATCATTAGTGTCTATATGAGAAATTTGGAAAAATTATTGGATGTTCTCactgaatacattttcctcccttttcGTCAAGGTTTCTATTCAGTGAGCGGGAGCTCTCTGTCAGACTCTTGCTACTCTGTGTCCAGTGATGCCGCTCAGGGAGGACCAGCGCCACCAGTGCCACCGACCAGACCTCTGACACTGTGGGAGCAGCTTCCTCCATCCACAGGCAACACTGACATCCTGTGGTCAGAAGGTGCCGCGCAGAAGCAGGAGCAGCCTGCGCTGCAAAAAAGCCAGGGAGATGGAGAACCCTCAGAAACGACCCCGGTCTCAGGTGAGCCTTGTCttttaaatccttttaaatAACTACAATTTTCAGTACACGGCTGAAGCTGGTTCGTAAAGAACAAGAGAAGACAGTTCAAAGCAGTGGAAGTCTTATGTATGGGAGTAGCTGGATATGTATTTAGGGAatcccatccatccattatctgcaCCTCTTATTCAGTAACGTAGTGGGGTGTTGGGCTGACAcgcagacaaacaaccatccacTTTCCCATTCATACCTACGGTCAATTCatagtctccaattaacccaaccccaatctgcatgtctttggactgtgggagaaaaccAGAAACCCTGcagaaaacccatgcagacaGAAGGACAACAACtaggtttattatttattaagatgataatttaaaataaaaataatatctGAAATGTCCTTCTCTTGTCTCTTACAGGACCAAGTGACCTTGAAGCGACTGGTCTGAGCTTTCTGTCTGACCTCTGCTCAGGACTCAGCTATTCCTTGATTGTTTCCCTCCTCCCACTTCTTGAccctgtttcctcttcttcagcctcctcccttcatctgAAGCCCCAGCTGGACCCTCGTTACTGCACTGACCTGGTGTCCCGTCGGAACAAAGAGGTTTACCCCTACCCCAGCCCCCTGCATGCTGTCGCCCTCCAGAGCCCCCTCTTCACATCCCAGAGCCAGGAGCAATCCTCCTCTCTGAATCCGGAGATGACCCAACTTGATGAACCACTGGAGTCCAACACTGACCCAGCTCTGCCTCAGCAGACCGCCGCCCTGGCCTCCGTCACCCAGCTGGAGCAGTACATCTCTCGCCTGGCTCATCAGTACCACGGTCGggtcacctcctccacctctgacctctcctcAGCTGCCACCGCTGGTCCGGTCATACACAGGGGCCTTTGCACTCCTGGTAAAATTCATGGTTCCACCctgtctctttctgcttttGAGAGCCGCAGTACAACGTCCACAATCCCAGGAGGCAGCATCACTCCGTGTAAGTCACTGTTGGGAAACTCAGCCAGAGTGGGCCTCAGCTCTGCTGGGAAAAAGGCCACCAGGAACTCAATTAACCTGGGTAACCTTCCTTCAGCAACTGGAGAGGACTTGAATATAAATCTGCATCTCAACCTTAACTTGAACCTGGCCACCGGTTTAAATTCTGGCCGAGTACCCGTGGACAATTCCAAAAATGGCAGTTGTGGAGTGTTGAGAGCTGACTTTACTACAGCTCCCACTGCCTCCACTTCATCGCTCTCCTCTGTTACACCCGCCCCAGCACTAAGAGCTCGCCCTCGCATTTCAACTTGTCCGAGCAGCCTGAGTCACCGCAGCTCCCTGGAGGTCACTTCAGCGTCTGGACCCAGTTCGGGATATGGGTCGTCATCCTTCTGTCGCTCATTAGACTGGAGCAGTGGTGCTCCACCCGAGGCTGGACCATCAATGTTTGGTACAAATGCTGCATCAGCTCCTGGGTCTCAGCGTAGCAGCTTGATCCAAGAGTCCAGCTCCAGTCCCAAGTTAAGCGAAGACTCCGCCATGGTGGAAGAGATCTCCCGCCTCTCTGGCCTGTCCAGGGCTGTGGTGGTTGGACTGATGGAACAAGGTGTGGAGCTTGATATTGAATGCTTCCAAACAGATACTGCAGGAGACGTGAAGGGTCACAGTAAATCTCACCTGACGTCCCAGGCAGATCAGTCGCATGACTATACTAGACAGAACAACCTGAATCCCCAGAGACCGATACAGCTCTCCCTCAGTGTCACCCATTCACCTCAGTCTCAGTCGAGtctcacccctcctctctcacactccaGCAGCCCCATACACCCTTACCAGTCCATCCACATTCCCTCTCCCCACTACTCCTCACACTGCCACTACCAGCAGATCCCTTCCCCATCCGACCTTCCCTCTTCCACAGCCTCCTCCCCTGCCTCCCGCCCCACTACCAGGGGTCGCTCCCCTCCCCGGCCTCTCCAGCCCTCCCCCTTGGGTGGCACCCCACTCTCTGTTTTCCGTCGGGACGCACCCTTCCAGTGCTCCCTGCCCCACACCAATACGAGGACTTCTCCTTCAGAGCACAGCAGCAATCAAACACGAAGTGGATCACTTCGGCAtagtggtggaggaagtggaggtaGTGGTGGGTGGAAGAGGGCAGAGGGAGATGGGCTTTACAGAGGAAAGCATTCCTCTCATAAGTTGATCAGGGCAGCCACAGTAAGCAGCTACGCCAAGAGAGAGGACTACAGCTCTGTttggggtgaggaggaggaaaaggagcaAACAGCTGCTCAGACACCAAGAAAGACATCCAACAAACTCTGGAGGGGTTTTGAAGGACGCCTCTGGGGCAAAGAGTCAGACAAAACCAGGGAGGAGATGGACAGAGCTGAGTACGGCtatggatggaggaggaacagCATTGGAAGCTGGAGAAGGGAGAACCGTAAGGCAAAGGCTTCATCCAGCAGGAACGACAAGAGGCCAAAAGTAGACAACTCACCCATGTTCTCaaagaagagggggaaagaaGACGGGGAGAGATGCAGCTCCAGCCTCAGGCTTTCCAGAAGGGCTTTGTTCAGGAGTGAGTCCCAAGGTTTGCTGGTGCCTCGTAATCACGGTGAGGAGCCCGTGAAGCGTCCACACTGGGTCTCCTCATTAGACGTGGGACAAGGGGGCATGGGCCACAGAGACGAAGGGATCCGACtgctgagagaaaaggaggtCGACAAACGCCTGTCCTCCACTGCCAGCCTCTTTAACCTTTCTCGCTCTCAGAGCCTAGAGGGCAGCAGCCACtcgctctcccctctctcctccccttcctttTCTCCATCCCCTCCTCCAAGCATGCCCCTCCAGCGCTCTCGGTCACTGAGGGACTTGGGGAGGAGAGTGTTTGGCTCCATGAGGTCTCTGAGTCTCAAACGGAAGCCATCCAAGAAATGACATTTGtacaataaataattatga
The Hippoglossus stenolepis isolate QCI-W04-F060 chromosome 7, HSTE1.2, whole genome shotgun sequence genome window above contains:
- the si:ch211-168f7.5 gene encoding uncharacterized protein si:ch211-168f7.5 isoform X1 — translated: MAGRRSCVNSLWSGTERVRIGERLKATLAGVLELELLRCKHLEMVEVALEDRASADAAANDEERRPEVEEGTPECAGLDAEHGSATSRRQQAPSPSDITVLPCQSSPEDCGSNSADGTVHSSSARGSNSRWSTLSWDAPSDLLSPPTPDPSGVVHLDSDSRPSSGFYSVSGSSLSDSCYSVSSDAAQGGPAPPVPPTRPLTLWEQLPPSTGNTDILWSEGAAQKQEQPALQKSQGDGEPSETTPVSGPSDLEATGLSFLSDLCSGLSYSLIVSLLPLLDPVSSSSASSLHLKPQLDPRYCTDLVSRRNKEVYPYPSPLHAVALQSPLFTSQSQEQSSSLNPEMTQLDEPLESNTDPALPQQTAALASVTQLEQYISRLAHQYHGRVTSSTSDLSSAATAGPVIHRGLCTPGKIHGSTLSLSAFESRSTTSTIPGGSITPCKSLLGNSARVGLSSAGKKATRNSINLGNLPSATGEDLNINLHLNLNLNLATGLNSGRVPVDNSKNGSCGVLRADFTTAPTASTSSLSSVTPAPALRARPRISTCPSSLSHRSSLEVTSASGPSSGYGSSSFCRSLDWSSGAPPEAGPSMFGTNAASAPGSQRSSLIQESSSSPKLSEDSAMVEEISRLSGLSRAVVVGLMEQGVELDIECFQTDTAGDVKGHSKSHLTSQADQSHDYTRQNNLNPQRPIQLSLSVTHSPQSQSSLTPPLSHSSSPIHPYQSIHIPSPHYSSHCHYQQIPSPSDLPSSTASSPASRPTTRGRSPPRPLQPSPLGGTPLSVFRRDAPFQCSLPHTNTRTSPSEHSSNQTRSGSLRHSGGGSGGSGGWKRAEGDGLYRGKHSSHKLIRAATVSSYAKREDYSSVWGEEEEKEQTAAQTPRKTSNKLWRGFEGRLWGKESDKTREEMDRAEYGYGWRRNSIGSWRRENRKAKASSSRNDKRPKVDNSPMFSKKRGKEDGERCSSSLRLSRRALFRSESQGLLVPRNHGEEPVKRPHWVSSLDVGQGGMGHRDEGIRLLREKEVDKRLSSTASLFNLSRSQSLEGSSHSLSPLSSPSFSPSPPPSMPLQRSRSLRDLGRRVFGSMRSLSLKRKPSKK
- the si:ch211-168f7.5 gene encoding uncharacterized protein si:ch211-168f7.5 isoform X2, with amino-acid sequence MAGRRSCVNSLWSGTERVRIGERLKATLAGVLELELLRCKHLEMVEVALEDRASADAAANDEERRPEVEEGTPECAGLDAEHGSATSRRQQAPSPSDITVLPCQSSPEDCGSNSADGTVHSSSARGSNSRWSTLSWDAPSDLLSPPTPDPSGVVHLDSDSRPSSGFYSVSGSSLSDSCYSVSSDAAQGGPAPPVPPTRPLTLWEQLPPSTGNTDILWSEGAAQKQEQPALQKSQGDGEPSETTPVSASSLHLKPQLDPRYCTDLVSRRNKEVYPYPSPLHAVALQSPLFTSQSQEQSSSLNPEMTQLDEPLESNTDPALPQQTAALASVTQLEQYISRLAHQYHGRVTSSTSDLSSAATAGPVIHRGLCTPGKIHGSTLSLSAFESRSTTSTIPGGSITPCKSLLGNSARVGLSSAGKKATRNSINLGNLPSATGEDLNINLHLNLNLNLATGLNSGRVPVDNSKNGSCGVLRADFTTAPTASTSSLSSVTPAPALRARPRISTCPSSLSHRSSLEVTSASGPSSGYGSSSFCRSLDWSSGAPPEAGPSMFGTNAASAPGSQRSSLIQESSSSPKLSEDSAMVEEISRLSGLSRAVVVGLMEQGVELDIECFQTDTAGDVKGHSKSHLTSQADQSHDYTRQNNLNPQRPIQLSLSVTHSPQSQSSLTPPLSHSSSPIHPYQSIHIPSPHYSSHCHYQQIPSPSDLPSSTASSPASRPTTRGRSPPRPLQPSPLGGTPLSVFRRDAPFQCSLPHTNTRTSPSEHSSNQTRSGSLRHSGGGSGGSGGWKRAEGDGLYRGKHSSHKLIRAATVSSYAKREDYSSVWGEEEEKEQTAAQTPRKTSNKLWRGFEGRLWGKESDKTREEMDRAEYGYGWRRNSIGSWRRENRKAKASSSRNDKRPKVDNSPMFSKKRGKEDGERCSSSLRLSRRALFRSESQGLLVPRNHGEEPVKRPHWVSSLDVGQGGMGHRDEGIRLLREKEVDKRLSSTASLFNLSRSQSLEGSSHSLSPLSSPSFSPSPPPSMPLQRSRSLRDLGRRVFGSMRSLSLKRKPSKK